Sequence from the Primulina huaijiensis isolate GDHJ02 unplaced genomic scaffold, ASM1229523v2 scaffold43369, whole genome shotgun sequence genome:
AGATTGTGGTGGACTCTACTTGTTATGCATATGGAGAACTTCTCCCGATATAGGATAAAAGAAGTTCATTACAAATTTCTACACAAAAATCTATATCAAActgtctcacagatcaattttatgagagaTCTCtgacattattttttatatcaaaattattgtttttgacAATAAATATAGATTGAGTCGATCTTATGTATATCTTAATGtaaatgtttatattatttcaCGAGGTGGAACTAATCTAAATCCATGACGCCTTGTTCTCATGTTTTCTTTGGGAACACTAAGAATGAGTTATGGACATCCTATTAATTTACGCCCACATTTTTTCAGATAACTCTCTTTTAACATCATCTTACCGCCCAcgtttaattaaattttgaattcgtTAATCGTTATGCCAAAAACTGTGAATATATATGcctattattttaataaaaaaaaactctcgTGAGACCGTCCAACATctaaattttgtgagacgaatctatGATTCGAGccaattcataaaaaatattatttttttgtcataaGTTTAGTTTTCATTATCTGTATAGATTTGAGTGACCGGACCCGTTCACAGATATAGCCGTATGAGACGAGACCTACTCTATTTTAACTAGGTTTTATGAGAACCGTTGTGTTTGTTACCCACGAAATTATCCTGCCAAAATTTTGTCCATTGCTCCCCCATTTAACGTTCACAAAAGCTGGCTGCattattatacatacatatacgcattcaaattaaataaatatgaataGGACCCATCCCATTCTTAGATGCGTGATCACGTGATCTGAATGATACAATACAAAATTGCTATTTGCCATACAACTTTTTAtccaatacacacacacacaaattaaAGTAggcaaatatttatttattttctggaATGCTAGCTAGGAGATCGTTCCCACTTAgaaataaatcataatttaatgcCATTTTTCATTGAGAAAATAGCCTCCTGCATGTCATTTGTCGGCTCAGGTTGATCCTAAACAAATATAGAATAggtataatatatatgtatatgtatcatAGATTTACGCatgtataaataaaacatatagtAAATGGGAGGGAACACAAAAAATATGACCGTTGCCCAGACTCGCTGCATATATAAACAAAACTTTTGCACTGAAAATCAAGTCCTCCGACACATGCATGCATTCCCACATTTCTTCGTCAATCCGATTATAAATCCATTCTTCTCACCTATAATATTACATCCTTTTTCTTTGATAATTCAAtaccatttatatatatattttttagtttagATGTCTCTCTTTGCAAATTATAATACGAGaatttctattattttcttcatcttctttgTTGCTACTAACTTTTTATTATGTGCCATTACAGGCTCAAGCATTGATAACCACCGGCACACAACCAATTGGGTAGGTCCGACCGGCCACCGTCTCGTCACCGTGGATGTTAATGGGATCGGCGACTTCCTATCGGTTCAAGCGGCTGTAGATTCTGTCCCAGACAATAACCGAAAAAATGTCCTCATTCTTATCAGTGCTGGCTATTACATGTAATCACATCTTTCATTTATTTGTAATATAACCATATGTTTGTGTGCatgcatttattattatttttttcatgaaaatgatactttttgtgtgttattcatttattttttttggtggCAAATATTTATATGAAAGAGAGAAGGTGGTGGTTCCTGCTTCGAAACCTTACATAACGTTCGAAGGTGCGGGACGAGACGCGACGGTACTAGAATGGCACGATCGAGCAAGTGACAAGGGACCCGATGGCCAGCAGCTCCGCACTTACCACACCGCTTCCGTAGCTGTTTTTGCGCCATATTTCACTGCCAGAAACATTAGCTTcaaggtatatatatatatatatagatacacaCATATGTACACATTTGAAATCAACGAGCAAATATACAGATGTAGCTTATTTTTATAGAAGGCGCTGCGTTACCACTACAATATtactatttattatatttaaaagattatattatctgtgaaatttaaattttggatgttGATAGGACCTATATATATGACTGACTCGACCCAATTAAGTTATATATACACATTTGGGGTTGGAGTCTTTCGAAATTTGAACTAAAACTAATTTGGTTTCTTTAACTTCTCGTGTTTAATTTCGAAGGTTTTTATTGAGAAATGAACTTTTCAAACATATATTTGAGAATAAAATTTATGCTTGGTTATAATTtcaatttgttaaaaaaaataaaattcatttatcttttaaaaaaaatgagattgtttttttttttaaagaagacAAAACAAATGTTTTtagctttttttgtttttatgtatttaagcaatttaaaaaacaaaccCTTAATCACATTTTCCACTCAGGAGgagatgtatttttttttttctgttttttgtCTCTTCGTGATTTTAGTCATGTGTcatgaaatttcaatttttttgacgATTTTAGTTACGCTGACGTGGAATTAATGCAGTAATGTGGTGTTGACGTGTATAATGTCAAGACAACATTACTAacgaaaaaaagaataaaattacaaaaaaatcagaaaatacaTGACGAAACTATTTAATAACATAGATGATGAGTAAAAGTGCAAACATTTTACAAATgtacatataaatttatttcatgtcgcatataataaaattagtttGGACAGATAACTTAATTATCAACAAGTAGTTATTGACGTAACTAATTAAACTTTTATATTATAATGAGTTTTTGCTGATGAATACTTAACATAAAATAGAATACCGCGCCGGCGCCGATGCCGGGCATGCAAGGATGGCAAGCAGTGGCGTTGCGAATATCAGGGGACAAAGCCTTCTTCTCCGGTTGTGCATTCTACGGCGCTCAGGACACTCTTTGCGATGACGCCGGTCGCCATTTCTTCAAGGACTGTTACATCGAGGGCTCCATAGACTTCATTTTTGGCAATGGAAGATCTATGTACAGAGTAagtattatttgaaaaatgtgGTCATGGAGAGAAGCTGCCTTTTTGTCCCCCGTGAATGTGATCAGTCAGTCAGACGTTTTCTTTTGTCTAATTTTGAAAAGTGGGAGAAATTTTACCTTTTTTggtatataaatttaaattcccTGCAGGAGATTGAAATATCAACAACCCTTATTCTAAAAACTAGTGAATTTTTGGTTGATTGATCTTgtaataaaagatattttttgttctcaataaattacaagattttcatcgtaaaaaaaaaaacctagtgAATTTATGTTGAATTCAAAATTACTTATTAAATACAAATTTCTCAATTACTGAAACCCCGCGCTATACCTGTTTTAAATTGAGGTTGTTTGTTTCTATAAATTCGAAATTGTCTTGTAGGATGAGATGATAAATGTTGAAATGAAAGATGAAATTAAATCACATGACTATTTTTCGGGGGTTcaattattgtaaaattttagTTAAATGCGTGACGTTGCAGAGGTGTTAATTCTCATCGCTAgcttataaaatttataataaaggGACACTTATTcatattcaattttattatttttttcaaaaaatttaatttaaattgttgaTCCCAGAAAATTTCcaaaattcctttttttttttcctcgtcCAATCTGACAAAGTTTAGTTGGTGCAGAACTGTGAACTCCACTCCATAGCAAAAAGATTTGGGTCCATTGCTGCCCAAGGTAGACACTCTGCAGATGAGAAGACTGGATTTGCTTTTGTAAACTGTAGTGTGACAGGTTCCGGCCCACTCTATGTGGGCCGGGCTATGGGCAAATACTCCAGAATAGTATTCTCATACACTTATTTCGACGACGTCGTTGCTCGTGGGGGATGGGACGATTGGGACCATCAAGGCAACAACAAGTAGGCAACTATCTTTACTGTAAAAATAGACATATTTTTGGATGTTCACTTAAAAATAcgattataaaattaaatttaatttggtgTACTCCGTTTTTATAGGAGCCTgaaatttttagttaattatatatatatttatttatttatttttcgtgATAGATATATCTATcttattatgaaatttttttaaataatgactatatatattcatatggaactttattttttagaaatgaaataataatgtTGTTTTTAgatgaaagtttttttttaaaaaaaaaaattgttagcaAATGCACTCTCAAAATTCCTTTTTCAATTCGATAAAATATTCAGGACTGCATTTTTTGGAGTGTACAAGTGCTATGGGCCTGGAGCTGCAGCAGTACGAGGAGTATCGTGGGCCCAAGAGCTTGATTATGATACAGCCCATCCTTTTCTTGCCAAAAGCTTTGTCAATGGGAGGCATTGGATTTCTCCCTCGGATGCTTAGGaccaaaatttttaataactctaattctttatatatatttttagtttatacattttttttaaaaaaattttcaattggATCTACCTTTCGTTGTTAATTAAACATAAAAGAAATATCTCAATTTATTACATTTTCGGATTTAAATATGTTATTGTACCTATACATCAACCCATAAATTAATAATACGTATTTCTTCATGTTTATTATGCATTGATATTACCCGTCTTTAATATATAAGTTGCTTTTCATTTTTCGATTGGCCGGAATTCATATTCCAGATTCTATTTTTGGtaatatttattcttttttttttactaaaatatatatttatataatgcGTCACTGTCATGCATACATATATTgaaataaagttcaataattggGAGCCCCGCATTGAAACTCGGTTTCTCAAGTCTATTTTAGCAGCCCTATGAATAATATGGCAGGAATCATCCCTTCAAATCATCATCACATCGAGGTGGCTAACATGAAGCAAAAGGGCTTTTGTCCATTCAACAATTTATGGCCAAATAAACAAGTCAACTGTACAATTTGCACTGTTTCTTTCCAACGTGCCAAGTGTATAACGTTTCATTTTACAAACTTATCTCGATAGGTACAGTAAACAGCTAGGTAACAACTGACTTATAGCATACaactgtaaaaaataataatgaaaaagagagagaagccaagaaaagataaaaattgATGGAAGTAAATGGGAGAAAAGAGGATTTAAGGGTAAACAAAATTTCATCTCCTTTGGACACTCCCATCCTGACAATTTTTGACATCTAAGCAGCAAAGCTGTTGTGTTGTATAACTTGAAACGATCTATCTCACAGGGCATCAGAGTTCCACCTCGTGAAGATCATCTCCGAAATTACCACCATTTTTTGACGAATGTACTATAGGAGGGTCACTTGGCATGAACGAAGACGGTTCCATGCCCAATACCTCTCCCAGAGGTTTTACTCCAGCCCTATATGGAGGGCTGAACGAATCGTTTAATCTTCCACTCCATGATGCTGTACGCCGTGAAGGTGTCGAAAAAGAACCATAATTGCTTGTACCATTGTTCGAGATGTTGTTCATGCTGGCAAATCTTGGCATGTTCGTGGAAGATGGAGGTGGTGCAGGTGACTGGAATGCGTCACTTGAAGGAGAGGTGGAAGGATGTTCATGAGCTGATGAATTGTCTTGCATGCCATTAACATGAGCATCAGCTGACTGGTCAACCAAGGTAGCTGGCGTTGGCACAAAGAATTTCGGGTTGGGGCTGCTTGCTGGTTTGACGGATGGAACAGCAGGCGCCTGGAATGAATTTGCAGTGTTCCCACCACCTTGGTTAAAGGTGTCGACATACCTGCCAGAGGACTCGTCGAGTAAGATGTTAAGCTGGAGCGAGTAAATGCAGATTATTGACAGTTcatatgtaaataatttcatTCGCCATCAGATAATCAGCAGAATCATTCACGTTGCAGTTCTGCTAATTATCTGAATGACACTAGATCAGCTGTTTAATAGCCATATTCTTTCATTCTATGCGTCAAAGATGATCTAGTCTCGTACTATGCCTATTCACTATATGTAATAACTGTCAAAGATGACCTAGTCTTGTGTTATCCCTCCTCAGCAagcaacttcttgaatttacctAGATCGGACGCCCATCCTTCCTCGGACAGAGTATTGATTAGAGGTTGGAGGAAGTGGTGGAATTCCTGAACTATTATCTGGAGGACTTGTGCTCACATCTTCAGGAGTTCTGTTGACATGAGAAATTTCATTTTGCAGGGCAGTCTTTAAGTTATAATCTGCCGTTCCATTCTGGAAAATTGCAGTTGTCGGTGGGGGTGGAAGGCTCTCTTCTGCTGCCGGAGGTGCAGCACCTTCCTCCACCCATCTCTTGAGTTTATCGTCATAATAAAACTTGTTTGTATCACCCAGTTTAGCCTATTGGATATCGCAACAATAGGAAAtgacaaaaaacaaaattcaagaaataaatTACGATTCACTAGACATATTAATGTCAAATAAAAAAGCTAAACTAATCACCTGGCGGCCTTGACGGTTGAGAACTAAACCTACGGTCTTCTGTAGTAGCTGGGATCCGAAACCAAAACTACCAAATCGAGATTTCCTACCTATTGCCGATGCTTTTTCTTGCTGGCCAGCGGAATTTTCTTCCTTCAATGACTGAGCCTGATCCTACATGTTGTAaagatgtcaaaatattattaattgcAAGACCCACAAGCCAGTAACTGAAGAACATGTCTATCCACAGAAAAGAGTTATTACATATAAATTGAAACAAACCTGCCTTGGACTTCTACCGAAGTCAGGTTCTGAAACACTTCTGGCATGCATTGACATCCGGTTGCTATCAGCTGCCCATTCACTTATAGGCTCCATGGATTGAGAAGGCACTAATGATGACATAGCCAATGTTGATTGACTAGTTGATACCCTAGGCCCGATTGTTTGATGATAATTCATGTTACCTTGAATATGGCCACCAGCTGTTGGCGCAGGTGGCGGTAGACCCCCGACAACACGGTGGGCAGTACTATCAAAAAGGTTGAGCAACTTACCAACCAATTTTTTAGGAGCTAAGTTTGTGGAGAAACCTCCCTGCATAAAAGAAGTTTTGATTACAAGTATCCACAAACTATAAAAGAGAGGAAAAAAAAGCTAAGAAACCTCTTGATGAGCCTTGATCCTTTCTTCCAAAGATGAAACTAACTGTCTAAGAGTCTCGACCTCTGGGTTTCGTCCTGTCTTAAGTGATTTTAGTACCACTTGACAGTACCTACAGTAACAATTAATTTCTGAGAAATAGAGATAATATTGACGAAAGATAACTGAGCTAAAAGCAAGTGTAAGTACTTCAATGCATCAGATATCCTCCCAACTTCTGCCAACATGTACGCATATACAAGCTTATATGGTTGAAATGGAAGCAGGACAAACTGGGAGTTCCCAATAGTTTTTGAGTACTCGTATACCTCTGTCCTCTGTACAAAGATGCAAAGAATCAAAATGCATGTGGGTCACAGCCAGTTAACTAAATAAACATAAATCGTAGACTGTGCCACGTTCTGCCTCTGAAACCGTACCCACAAGCAACTACAGGAAGTTGATGGCTAAGGTTCAGTCCAGTACCAGTACCACCCAACAAAAACAAGTTTATCAAGTTTTTACTCGATAGATATGAAGTGTTACAAATCCTTCTCCACCACAAACACTAATTAGAAGTATTCTCATAAAATGAGTCAATACATCTAGTGGGGTCCTAGAACTGCTTCTGATAAATGCACAGATAGTGCCGACAACATATGCTAATTAACTcaacaaatcaagaaaattgtTAATGCACCCCGACATAAATAGACATTTCTCAATCCAATTCTTCATGCTTCTATCATATTCTGATCCATAATTTCTTTTATCTTTATTAAAGCAGAAACTCTGTCCGGGTAAGCCCAAAGTGTCCAAGGCAGCGGATAGGATGTTTTGAACTCTT
This genomic interval carries:
- the LOC140970196 gene encoding probable pectinesterase 68, translating into MSLFANYNTRISIIFFIFFVATNFLLCAITGSSIDNHRHTTNWVGPTGHRLVTVDVNGIGDFLSVQAAVDSVPDNNRKNVLILISAGYYIEKVVVPASKPYITFEGAGRDATVLEWHDRASDKGPDGQQLRTYHTASVAVFAPYFTARNISFKNTAPAPMPGMQGWQAVALRISGDKAFFSGCAFYGAQDTLCDDAGRHFFKDCYIEGSIDFIFGNGRSMYRNCELHSIAKRFGSIAAQGRHSADEKTGFAFVNCSVTGSGPLYVGRAMGKYSRIVFSYTYFDDVVARGGWDDWDHQGNNKTAFFGVYKCYGPGAAAVRGVSWAQELDYDTAHPFLAKSFVNGRHWISPSDA